One Aegilops tauschii subsp. strangulata cultivar AL8/78 chromosome 2, Aet v6.0, whole genome shotgun sequence genomic window, CTCCCTCCATCTCTCTCACGCCGGCGCCCGGCCTTATCAATCAATCACCCCCAATTCAGCACCCCGGCCATTGCCGAATCCATTTCTAGATCAAATCTTGATTACTAGCTTGCTAATTAATTCCTGCTTTGCGCTGAATCCTGGGCATGCAGGTGGGTTCGGGTCCTTCCTGCTGGGGCTGGACAAGAAGACGTACGAGCTGTCCGGGGTGAACACGCCGGGCAACGTGCCGGGGAGCTACAAGGACCCCGGCATCGGCTGGATGATGGGCTTCCTCCTCGCCATCAGCTTCGTCGGCCTCCTCACCCTGCTCCCTCTCAGAAAGGTACAGTACAGCACAAACGATCCCATTTCCATGCTCCTGCGCCCCCCTTCTGTGCTCTCTCCGTGTCCATGGTGAGCCGCACTTCCTGATTTTTCGTGGGTCGCTGCTGTTACTGTCAGAAGAACTGAAACTTTGGCATTTCTCGCAAGACCGTAGCATCAGGGTTGCGGTCATTGACGGCGATTAGTCCCCCCACCTCCTACCCAAAAAATTATCTTCCCCTGTTCTCACTTGTTAACCGGAATTTCAACATCGACGACCAACCCCCGAGTCATCGCTTGCTACAATGCTGACGGAACCTCCCTAGTCTGCATTTTATTTTCTTCTTGATGGGAAAGATGTTTACAACAAGTGATTTTGTAGTCGCAATCGGTCTTCAGTTGAACTCACGATTTGGTGGCGAAACCAAACACTTTCAGGTACTGGTGATCGACTACAAGCTAACCTACCCAAGTGGGACTGCCACTGCCGTCCTCATAAACGGATTCCACACACCTCAAGGAGATAAGAATGCAAGGTCCGGCCCTCGTTTATTCCCCCCTTCCTTTTGCGAGAAAAGCGCCCTCGTTTATTCCCAGCTACGATGAATCAAATCGTGTTTTAACTGTGTAAGAACGCTTTAGAAACGGATGGCCCGGACTGATTCAGACAGAATTTCTTTCAACCTTTACCGCGACAGGCAGCAGGTCCGTGGGTTCCTCAAGTACTTTGGGATCAGCTTCTTCTGGAGCTTCTTCCAGTGGTTCTACACCGGCGGCGACGTCTGCGGCTTCCTCCAGTTCCCCACCTTCGGGCTAAAAGCTTGGAAGCAAACGTAACGCCTACATGACTTTTATTTTCTCTCGCTGAACAATTTTCAAGTTTCGGTGGTTGAAAAATGAAAATGCATGAGAGAGTTCACCGTTTTAAATCCTCGGTGATGCCGTCGCCAGATTTTTCTTCGACTTCAGCCTGACGTATGTTGGCGCCGGGATGATCTGCTCGCACCTcgtcaacctctccctcctcttcggcGCCGTCCTCTCCTGGGGCGTAATGTGGCCGCTCATGAGCAAGCAGGAGGGGAAGTGGTATTCAGCCAAGGCATCTGCGAGCAGCATGTCAGGCCTGTACGGCTACAAGGTGTGtgtcagtgtgtgtgtgtgttactgAATTTAGCTGTTCTTGTCAAGGACTAGTTCAGGCGCACAATAGAGCTTAGACTGTGCCCTCCATTTACGTCCAGGCCTTCCTCTGCATTGCGCTGCTCATTGGCGACGGCTTCTACAACTTCCTCAAGGTCATCCTCGTCACCCTCAAGAGCATACACGAGAAATCGCAGCGCGGCCGTCTCAACAGAGGTAAAATGAATAAGGTTTTACGCATTTCTTGATGTATTACGGATGAACCATGGGTGCTGACAGTAGCTGGTGCACTGCATTGGCATTGTGCAGTGGCGGATGAGGACTCGGTGGCCATCGACGACCTGCAGCGCAACGAGGTGTTCAACAGGGACAACATCCCGGCCTGGGTGACCTACGCCGGGTACGCGCTGCTCAGCGCCATAGCCGTGGTGGCCATCCCGCTCATGTTCCGGGAGGTGAAGTGGTACTTCGTGGTGATCGCGTACCTGCTGGCGCCGGTGCTCGGGTTCTGCAACGCCTACGGCACCGGGCTGACCGACATGAACATGGGATACAACTACGGCAAGGTGGCGCTCTTCGTGTTCGCGGCGTGGGCGGGGAAGGACAACGGCGTGGTGGCCGGGCTGGTCACCTGCGGCCTGGTGAAGCAGCTGGTGCTCGTGTCCGCCGACCTCATGCACGACTTCAAGACGGCGCACCTGACGCTGACGTCGCCGCGGTCGATGCTGGTGGGGCAGGCCGCGGGCACGCTCATGGGCTGCGTCGTGGCgccgctcaccttcttcctctTCTACGAGGCCTTCGACGTGGGCAACCCGGACGGGTACTGGAAGGCGCCCTACGCGCTCATCTACCGCAACATGGCCATCCTCGGCGTGGAGGGCTTCTCGGCGCTGCCGCAGCACTGCCTGCAGCTCTGCGCGGCGTTCTTTGCCTTCGCCGTGCTGGCTAACCTGGCGAGGGACTTCCTGCCGCGGCGGCTCGGGAGGTTCGTTCCGCTGCCCATGGCCATGGCCGTGCCGTTCCTCGTCGGCGCCAGCTTCGCCATCGACATGTGCGTGGGGAGCCTCGTGGTGTTCCTCTGGCACTGGCTCGACGGGAAGAAGGCTGCGCTGCTCATTCCGGCCGTCGCCTCGGGCCTCATCTGCGGCGACGGGATATGGATTTTCCCGTCGTCGCTGCTCGCGCTGGCCAAGATCAAGCCGCCGATGTGCATGAAGTTCACGCCCGGAAGCTAGAGAGAGGATCCATACAACGTCAGATTACATAGGCGGTCTGCATATAGAAGAAGCAAATAACCAGAGCATTCCATTTTGGGGTGGCCATTACGGTACATAGAGTGATGCCGGGTAAATCCGGCGACTTGTTCATATGAGTCTAGACTCTAGGGAGTCGTGTATACTGTACATCAGCAGAGATGTCAAATTTTCAGAGCGACGAGAACAATTGCTTGTTGTCGCCTACAGACTACAAAGAATATGGTGCCTTATCTTCGTTTCTTAGAGAATCTCTAATTAATCCCACTAATTTAGAGGAGTAAATCGTCGAGTATTCTTTTAGAAGAGTACATTTGCTCCTGCTCCTCTAAAAAAGTGTCGTTTTTAACCGGTTCGCCGGACTTAACGGAGTATAACTTACATTTGACTCGTACACTTCGTCGAGGCGAGCAGGCCACGCCGGAGTCGTGAGTCCTCGTCCGCTACCAAATGCATCTCACACATCACACTTCGGCCGCCTCATCATGTTGTTTCTCGCTGCCGCATGTGCTCCCCGGGTGAAAGACGAGCCGCCCCTTGGCGGTGGCTTGGCGGACGCAAGGAGGTTGGCGCCGAAGTAGATGCGGCCGAGCGATGGGCAAGAATGGAGGAAAAAAAAACTCTCTGGAGAGGCCATGGAGGATGAATTATCCTCCACTAACCGTTATAAGCAAtctgttagagcatctccaacaaccGCGCTAAACAAGCGCCGCACCGCAAAATTGTCCATTTCAGCGCGCGCACAATTGATAGAGTGGTTCCAGCGGGCGCACAAAAACCGCGCGCGCGGCAATATCTAGTTCAGCGCGCGGGATGAAACTTCATCGCGCCGCTTATTTGTtgcgcccgctcccgcgcgcTGGACTCTCAAGCGCTCGCTCGCAACTCCACGTCTCCACCCCCTCCAtccagccgccgcccgcgccacgCGGCGACCGTTCCGGCGCTTCCCCGGCCTATCCCCGCGTCGCGACGGCTTCCTCCGTCCCCCTCTAGTCACCGCCGCCCCTCGCGCGCGGCCGTCCTCCGACGAACAGCGCCCGGGCGCTCGCTACCGCTCGGCGCCCGCAAGGTGTTCGACAAAACGCCTGCAAGGTATGTATTGCTCAAacttcatgaatttggtgcatgtTGATTGTAGTTTTTATAGTATAGTATTGAACATTGTAGATGAGTTCGTCGTATGATTCTTCCGAAGAAGAATCTGATATtgaagaggaggaggatcttTCAATGATCCTAGCTATGCACATCAATAAAAAACCGAAGCACGGTGGTTCGGTTATGGGTCGGCAGAAAATTTGGAGGGATAGGATCGATGCCCACAACGGATTGATCAGGCATTATTTTGCGGAGAATCCCACATACCCCGAGTCGTACATTCGTCGCCGGTTTAGGATGAGCACCGAGTTGTTCTGGCGCATTGCAGAGAAACTAGCGAGCCATGACCGGTATTTTCAGCAAAGGAGGAATGCCGCCAGAGACCTCGGGCATAGCACCTTTCAGAAGGTGACAGCCGCTTTGCGTATGTTGGCATACGGTATCCCGGCTGATCTAGTTGATGATCACTTGGCTATGGGTGATAGCCAAGTCATCATGTGTGTCAAGCGCTTCGCAGTTGGAATTGTGCAAGTGTTTGGCCAGGAGTATTTGAGATCTCCCAATGCTGAAGACGCCGCAAGGCTATTGGAGATGAACAAAGCTCGCGGCTTCCCTGGTATGCTTGGCTCAATAAATTGCATGCATTGGAGTTGGAAGAATTGTCCAAAGGCATGGCATGGGCAATTCCACGGTCAAAAAAAGGGTTTCACTATAATCCTTGAAGCGGTGGCCGATCAAGAGACTTGGATTTGCCATGCTTTCTTTGGAATGCCTGGATCTTTGAATGACATCAATGTTGTCAACCGGTCATCACTGATGAATAAGATTGCAAATGGTGATTTGCCACCGGTGCAGTTTGTAGCAAATGGCCGTACGTACAACTATGGCTACTATCTTGCGGATGGCATCTACCAAAGTGGCAAACATTTGTGAAGCCGTTGAAAAAACCGGAAGATAAGAAAAATCTTGATTTCCACAATGCTCAGGCGGCGGCTAGAAAAGATGTGGAGAGAGCTTTTGGGATTTTGCAAGCCCATATTGTGAGAGGACCGGCTAGATTTTGGGATCAAAAGATGCTTTGATACATCATGcacgcttgtgtgatcatgcacaatatggTCATCGAGAATGAGCGTGGTCAAGATGTAGACTACTCTCAGTATGAGCTCTTGGGACATCCCGTGCGAGTGCGACGAAGGGCTGAAAGGGTGGCCCGTTTTGTTGCCTCCTATCATGCCATTCGACGTCCCGCAGCGCATGATGATCTTCAGAAGGATCTCATTGAGGAGTGGTGGGCTTGGCATGGTCGACAAAGAGCATCATGATTTGTGCGTTTGATGTTGattgttgaactatttgttgtattattgaactatttgttgtacTGAACGATAAACTATTTGTTTGAGTTGTAATATTTATTGTTGATTTATTTTGTTTGTGTTTGATCTTTTTGCTTTTGTTCGGAATGCATATGTTGTTTGTGCGAGAGTCGCGCGCGCTGTATTTTTGCGCGCTGCTGGAGCTACGCGCGCGCTGTATTTTAGCGCGGCTGCTGGAGCCAGTGCTGTCCGCTGCGCCAAACCAGCCGATGGACGCGCGGCAAAGTAGTTTTTAGCACGTGGCGCGTTcggcggctgttggagatgctcttagagcaactctagcagaccccgcaaaaatTCGACCCGCAAAACGCATTTGCGGTTTCACGAAGATCGCGTTTGCGGGTCGAAAACATGCGCGGCCGAGCACAACCCATATCTAAACCTGCATAATTCGAAAAAACACTTTCACGGAAGAAATTGCATAAACATAGTTCATCACATGATCAATAAACTACAAGCATAGTTATACTACATACTACGTTAAACTAGTACTAGGGGGGTCGGATCTAACGGCGGCGAGGTCGCGGCAAATGGACGACGCCGTGGAGGAGCCGGACGCTCAATCCTCCTCGCCGGAGCTGCACAGGTCGACGTACTTCGCCGCCTGCTCCGCGCGGATGCGGCGCCACTCCTCAGCCTTCTCGTTGGCGGCGACGTTGTCGGCGACCGCCTGCCGCCACTCGAGGGCTTCGAGCTCCTCGGCGTGGcgccggcgctcctcctcctcgcgcacgctccgctcggcgatggcggcggcgacggcgtcgaagTCCGCGACGTAGTCCTCGGGCCCGACGACTCCGCGACGGCCGAGCGGAGCGGGCTCCTCCTTCACCGGGACGAAGGCGAACGGCGCCGGCTCCtccggctcctcctcgtcgtccgaccaTTCCCTCTTCACGGGGCGGAGGACGAGGAGGATCCGGCGTAGGAAGACCTTGCGGAGGAGAAGGACGCGCGCCGGCGGTCGTACTCCTCCGTCTCGCGGCGGTtgaagctcgccggcggcgacaTCCCGTGGTTGGTCCACTTCCGGGCGCCGCGCTTCCTCGCGCCGTCCGACTGGACGCGCCGCTCGCGCTCCGGGTCCCTCTCACGGCCGGATCTGCTGCCGGAGCCGCGTCCGGAGCTCCACATTCGCCCCCACATGGCGGCTGGAGGCGGGGCGGGTGGTTGCCGGCGGCGAGAAattgggagaggggaaaggggaatcGGGTGGCTCGCGGCGGCGGGGGATAGGGTTTGGACCCGCAAAAGGGTCGCGGAACCGCACTTATAGTGCTCGGGGCGTGTGGTTTGCGGGCTGCGGCAAAAAAATTTGCGGGCCGGGCGAGTATGCGGGTTCTGTTCTGGCCAGAAAATTGGACCGAGCCCGCATACTCGTCGGAATTTTTGCTGACCGGACGTTTTGCGggatctgctagagttgctcttaggtGTTCCGTTATAAGCGATCTTTTAGATGCTGGTTAGaggagaaaaataaatttatCTTCCTCTAACCAATCATAGAGGATGCGTTAGAGATGCTTTAGCCGGAATAGACCAAAAATCCCTGATTAATCACTTGTGCGTCGAATCGCTACCTGCAACGTCGATCGCAGCGATGCCTGTCAGCAGATTCCGCGGGGTCTTCTTCCACCTGCTGTCCATGTCATGGACCAGTGCTGTCACCCCACCCCCAGCGCCATATTCTTCTTCCACGGGCGTTTTCTTGGCTCCATGCGCCGTGCCAGTTAGTCCCCGATCGTGCTCCCGCCGGACAGGTCGGCATCGAGCGCCGGCCACTTTCGTCCACTCCGCCGCGGTTCGTTTGTTCAACTTGTCCATCCAGAGATTCTGCCTCCTCCCACGAGCACCACAGCTTTACGTGATTTCGTTTCGCACATTGCCTCCCCGTCTCCCTTTGTCCCCCTTGCGTGCCCGCCTCACCGCCATTAGCAGGAGGACCAGTGGGAACTGGGAAGCTATTCCTATTCCCTTTTGCATGGCTGCAGTGGGTCGTCTCGTTCTTGGCCCCTCCATTGCTGTCACCTCGGAGGTCGGCTCGCACCGATTCGGCGCAGAGCTCCCAAGCAACATGCGAGGAGAGGAAGAATGCAGTGCAGTTCGGCGAACAGTTTGCGTCATCTTCTTATCGCTCGGGCAGACGGGCAGTGGATGTAGCGATCGGACAGTGTGCTTCCGTTCCGTGGTCGTCTGTGTCCGGATAGGCTCGCTCACTGGATGATTGGATGAAGTGGGATGCTGTACGTGTGCGTGCTT contains:
- the LOC109786230 gene encoding probable metal-nicotianamine transporter YSL16 isoform X1, with the protein product MGSRRFYPRSAAAVEELELLAPRAFAGAGMDRHDLGASGEIEKTPREAAPDMESEPAAAAARAAERVPPWREQVTARGMVAALLIGVVYTVIVMKLSLTTGLVPTLNVSAALLAFLALRGWTHALHRLGIACRPFTRQENTVVQTCAVACYTIGFGGGFGSFLLGLDKKTYELSGVNTPGNVPGSYKDPGIGWMMGFLLAISFVGLLTLLPLRKVLVIDYKLTYPSGTATAVLINGFHTPQGDKNARQQVRGFLKYFGISFFWSFFQWFYTGGDVCGFLQFPTFGLKAWKQTFFFDFSLTYVGAGMICSHLVNLSLLFGAVLSWGVMWPLMSKQEGKWYSAKASASSMSGLYGYKAFLCIALLIGDGFYNFLKVILVTLKSIHEKSQRGRLNRVADEDSVAIDDLQRNEVFNRDNIPAWVTYAGYALLSAIAVVAIPLMFREVKWYFVVIAYLLAPVLGFCNAYGTGLTDMNMGYNYGKVALFVFAAWAGKDNGVVAGLVTCGLVKQLVLVSADLMHDFKTAHLTLTSPRSMLVGQAAGTLMGCVVAPLTFFLFYEAFDVGNPDGYWKAPYALIYRNMAILGVEGFSALPQHCLQLCAAFFAFAVLANLARDFLPRRLGRFVPLPMAMAVPFLVGASFAIDMCVGSLVVFLWHWLDGKKAALLIPAVASGLICGDGIWIFPSSLLALAKIKPPMCMKFTPGS
- the LOC109786230 gene encoding probable metal-nicotianamine transporter YSL16 isoform X2; this encodes MDRHDLGASGEIEKTPREAAPDMESEPAAAAARAAERVPPWREQVTARGMVAALLIGVVYTVIVMKLSLTTGLVPTLNVSAALLAFLALRGWTHALHRLGIACRPFTRQENTVVQTCAVACYTIGFGGGFGSFLLGLDKKTYELSGVNTPGNVPGSYKDPGIGWMMGFLLAISFVGLLTLLPLRKVLVIDYKLTYPSGTATAVLINGFHTPQGDKNARQQVRGFLKYFGISFFWSFFQWFYTGGDVCGFLQFPTFGLKAWKQTFFFDFSLTYVGAGMICSHLVNLSLLFGAVLSWGVMWPLMSKQEGKWYSAKASASSMSGLYGYKAFLCIALLIGDGFYNFLKVILVTLKSIHEKSQRGRLNRVADEDSVAIDDLQRNEVFNRDNIPAWVTYAGYALLSAIAVVAIPLMFREVKWYFVVIAYLLAPVLGFCNAYGTGLTDMNMGYNYGKVALFVFAAWAGKDNGVVAGLVTCGLVKQLVLVSADLMHDFKTAHLTLTSPRSMLVGQAAGTLMGCVVAPLTFFLFYEAFDVGNPDGYWKAPYALIYRNMAILGVEGFSALPQHCLQLCAAFFAFAVLANLARDFLPRRLGRFVPLPMAMAVPFLVGASFAIDMCVGSLVVFLWHWLDGKKAALLIPAVASGLICGDGIWIFPSSLLALAKIKPPMCMKFTPGS